The Chthonomonadales bacterium genome includes the window CGGTGCCGATGAACACAGAGCAAGCGGCGAGCGGCGCCGGGCGCCAGCGGGTGAGCAGCGGCTTCTGGAGCACGATGTTCCATGCCCAGGCAAGCGCCGCGCCCAGCAGGAAGAGCACGCCCGGAGCCAGGCGGAGGGCCCGCCCCTCCCCGAACGCGATGAGGGCGGCGCCCGTCATGCTCAGCGCCAGGCCCGCCCAGGCACGCGGCCGCACCTGCTCGCGCAGCATCAGCGCGGCCAGCAGCGCCGCGAAGATCGGCGCCGTGTTCACCAGCAGGCTGCCCGCGCCGGCGCTCACGCTCGTCAGGCCGAGGTTCAGGAAGGTGTGGTAGAGCGCGACGCCGGTGAAGCCCACCAGCGCGACACGGCCCCACTGCCGCCGCTCCGGCAGCGCGGGCCGCGTCAGGAGCGCCCAGGCCGCGAGCGCCGCCGACGCCGAGAGGAAGCGCAGCAGCGCGAGCGGGCCCGGGGAGAAGTGGCGCACCGCCAGCCGAATGCCGGGGAATGCCGACGACCAGAGGAGGAGGGTGAGGGCCAGCGCGGCCGCCGTGGCCGCTCCTGCCGGAGCGGCTGACGGGGCGGCGCGCGGGCGCTCGGGCGCTGCGCGGCCTCTCACTGCGGCATCGGCGGGTCGTCGACGTCCACGCCGACGTCGTGTCGGGGCCGGTTGACGCTCGCGCGCACCGAGAGCTCGACGAACTCGGTGATGGCCTGCTCCTCGCGCAGCACGCCGATCTGCCGGTCCGCCTCGCGAAGGCGCGTCTCCCATGCCTTGCGGCCGGCCTCATCGGGCGCGGCGTCGCGCTCGCGCGCCAGGGCCTCGCGGCGCGCCCGCAGCGCCGCGACCATCTCGGCCAGGTCGCCGGCGCGCGGCCGTCCCGACAGCACCTCGCCGATCGCCTCCTCGGCTTCATCGGGCATTCGTCGCCTTCCTTTCCGCCACCGGGCTGGCCGGAACACCAAACCCCTTTGCGAGGGTAAACTTATGAATACCCGCTGCACGGCCTACGGTGCATCGCCAGGCTGCGAGCCACGTCGACAGCGCCAGTTCACAAGGAGACCGAGGACCAGCATCATGCGGCCAGCATCTCGCGCCTTCACGCTCATCGAGCTCCTCGTCGTGATCGCGATCATCGCGATCCTTGCCGCCATCCTGTTTCCCGTGTTCGCGCAGGCCCGCGAGAAAGCGCGCCAGACGGCCTGCATTTCCAACGAGAAGCAGATCGGCATGGCGGCCTCCATGTACGCGACGGACTATGACGACCAGATCATGCCCATCGCCACCGTCGCCGGCACCAAGGTCTACTACTGGTGGGCCAGCTTCGACGGCATGACCAGCGTCCGCAAGGAGAGCGAGGGACTCATCCAGCCCTACATGCGCAACGCGCAGATCCAGGCCTGCCCCTCCTTCCGCAACGATCTGCGGGTTACCATCGGGCTCACGGGTTACGGCTATAACTACGCCTACCTCTGCCCGTTCGTCTCGACCGGCTCGCCCTATACGATCCAGGTGATGCCCGTGGCGCTCGCGGCGATCAAGTCGCCGGCCGATACCGTGTTCATCGCCGATGCCGCGCGCTGGAACGTCCGCACCACGCCCGCCGAGCTCGAGGGCAACACGTTCCTCGATCCTCCCTCGGCCGCCTATCCGGGCTTCCACGCGCGCCACACCGGCTCGGGTTCCGTGCTGTGGGTCGACGGGCACGTCAAGGCGGAGCATCCGGTCTACCGCGCGGGCACGTTCGGCGCCGGCTACAACGCCGACGACTTCAAGCGCCAGCACCTGGGCGACATCGACCGCGACGGCGACCTGTCGACGGACGAGTTGTTCGACCTGCAGTAGTTGGGGGAAGCGAACAGACACCTATCTGACACAGCCCGACATCACCGTGACGATCGCCAGGCCTCGTTGGGGGAAGGCGATAGACACCTATCTGGCACGGCCTTCCGCTAGACGATGGCAACCGGCCCCGCTCCCCCGGCCGATCGCCCGCAAGGCGCGCCGAGCGCGACCGCCGGGGGGGGGGCGGGACGACACCGAGAGGAGGTTACGGCGATGCGAAGCACATGGCTGGGAGCAACGCTCGCGGCGGCGTGCCTGGCGCTCGCGGCGGTGTCGCTGGCGCAAGGACCGGGCGGCTTCGGGCCGGGAGGGCCGGGGCCGTGGGGCTTGGGTCCTGGCCGGCCAGGCTGAGCGAGGAGCAGGTGCGGCAGGTGCTCGGCATCCAACGCGATTTCCGCGAGGGGCTGCGCGAGGCGATGCGAAGCGCGCACGAGGCGGTGCCGCGCCGCTGGACCGCCGCCCCGGGGCGTCCGCGAGCGGATCGAGGCACTAAAGCACAGGGCCGATGACCGGATCCGACGCCTGCTTGGCGCGGACCAGAGGCGCCGACTGGAACGGATGGTGAGCGACACCAACGACTTCCGCGCGGTCGGTATCCCGCCGGAGGCCGGGCCGGCGCTGGAGCTCACCGGCAAGCAGCGCGCACGGCTCGGCGCGATCGCGGCGCGGGCTCGCAAGGAGATCGGCGAAGCCCTTGACGCGACGCGCGACGAGCTCCGGGGCGGGCAGCGCCGGGTCGGCGAGGCGATGCGAAGCGCGCACGAGGCGGCGATGAAGGTGCTGACGGCCGAGCAGGGGGTCCGCATCGAGCGGCTCGCACGCCAGAGCGCGCGCCGGTGGCCGGGTCGACCCGACGGGCCGGGGGGCTTCGGACCGGGCGGGCCCTCACCAGCCGGAGAGGGCGTGTCGCAGCCCGGCTGAACGAGCCGCGCGAGCCCTCCCGCCACAGGCCGCGCCAAGCGCCCCGCACCCGCGAGGGCGCTCAGCCGCTCAACTCTCGGCGCCCTGCTGAAAGTAGGTGAGCACCGCCTCGGCCACGCGGCGGTTCATGCCGGGCGCCGCGGCCAGCTCCTCCAGGCTCGCGGCCCGGATCCGCTCGACCGAGCCAAAGTGCCTGATGAGCGACTTGCGGCGCCGCGGGCCGATTCCCGGCACGCTGTCGAGCGCGCTGCGCGTCTGCTTCTTGCCCTGAAGCAGGATGCGGTAGGAGTTGGCGAAGCGGTGCGCCTCGTCGCGAATGCGCTGCACCAGGTAGAGGGCCTGCGAGGTGCGCGGCAGCGCGACCGGGTCCGGCTCGTTTGGCAGCAGCAGCAGCTCGAAGCGCTTGGCGAGCCCGCAGACCGGCAGCGAGGTGCCCGTCAGCTCCAGCGCGGCCACGGCGGCGCCGAGTTGGCCGCGCCCGCCGTCGACGATCAGCAGGTCCGGCAGGCGGGCGAACCTGGGGTTGCCCTCGCGCGCCTCCGTGAGCCGCCGCACCAGCACCTCGCGGATCATGGCCACGTCGTCGGGCTTGCTCTCATGGGCGCGAATGCGAAAGCGGCGGTACTCGCCCCGGGCCATCTCGCCGTTCTCGCAGACCACCATGGAGCCCACGAAGGCCTCGCCCTGGAAGTTGGAGATGTCGTAGCACTCGATGCGTCGCGGCGGCCCCGGCAGCCCGAGCGCCTCGCCCAGGTCGGACAGGGCGCGCTCCGTGTTGCCCAGCCGCGCCCGCATCTCGGCGCGCACCTGCTCCATCGCGTGCGCGGCGTTCTCGGAGGCCATCTCTACCAGGCGCTTCTTGTCTCCGCGCACTGGCACCGTGATCTCCACCTTGCTGCCACGCTTCTGGCGCAGCCATGACTGCACGATGGAGGCCTCGTCGATGTCGCACGGCAGCAGGATCTCCTGCGGCACGTAGGCGGCGTCCTGGTAGTATTGCTTCACGAACCCCTGCACCGCCTCGGTGCAGTCGGCCTCGCCCTCGGCGCCCTCCAGAAGGAAGTGGTTCTGCCCCACCAGCTTGCCGCCGCGGATGTAGAACATCTGTACGCACGCGCCGCCCTCGTCCGCCACCACGGCCACCACGTCCTGGTCGATCATGCGCGTGCTGATCACCTTCTGGCGGGCCATCACCTCCTCCACCGCGCCGATCTGGTCGCGCAAGCGAGCGGCACGCTCGAACTCGAGGTCCTCCGCGGCCTCCTCCATCTTGCGGCGCAGGTCCCGCAGGAGCCGCTCCTGCTTGCCCTCGAGGAAGGAGATGACGTCCTTGACGGCCTGGGCGTACACCTCGGGCTTAACCAGCCCCGCGCAGGGCCCCAGACACTGGCCCATATGGTAGTAGAGGCAGGGCTTCTGCACCGGCCGCCCGTCGAACGACTTGCCGCACGAGACGAGCGGGAAGATGCGGTTAATCAGGTCCATCGTGGCATAGACGGCGCGCGAGCCGGAATAGGGCCCGAAGTAGCGGTTCCCGTCCTGTCGCACACGGCGCGTGAGGATCAGGCGTGGGAAGGGCTCGGCGGTCGTGATGCAGAGGTAGGGATAGTGCTTGTCATCGCGGAGACGAACGTTGTAGTGCGGCTGGTACTTCTTGATCAGGTTGCACTCGAGGACGAGCGCCTCCAACTCGCTCTCGGTGACGATGTAGTCCATGTCGTGCACGGCCTGCACAAGGCGGCGGGTGCGCGGGGCGAGGTTGGCGCTCTTCTGGAAGTAGGAGCGGACGCGGTTACGCAGGTTGACGGCTTTGCCGACGTAGATGATCTGCGCGTTGGCGTCCTTGTAGAGGTAGCAGCCCGACCTGGCGGGTAGCGTCTCCAGCTTCTCGTGAAGCGTGGGGGTGAGCATAGGCTATTATACCTGCGGTCTCCACGCGCGGATCTGGCGCGCGGAGCCGCCCGTGGGAACCCGGACGTGTGTGCGTCCGACTGAACTATCGCCGGGACCGGACCGATCGGCGCCCTTGCCAACGCGAGGGGGTGCCGGTACAATGGGGATGTCCTGTCTCGCGATGGACGGGCGGGAGCGTGCCGCCATGCAGTCGTGTGATCTGGGCGAAATGCGCGCCTACCGTGAGCGGTTGCGCCGCTACACGGCCGAGGATCTCGAGGACATCTACTTCCATATCCACATTCTGGACTATCCGGTGCGCTACCGGCTCCTGATGATGGAAATGGAGGCGCGCCAGTTGCGTCCGCCCGGCGATCTGGCCGCGCCCGCGCGCGCGGTGGACCTGTCGGCGTGGCTGGGCTCGTTTCCTTTGCTCGCGCGCCATCGGCTCCTGAAGGCGGCGCTGCTTTCCATCGCGCTCACGGGAGCGACGGCGGCGGTCACGCTGGCGATGCTGGCCCCGATCTGGCTATTCGCGATGCCGCTGCGTTTCCTCGGATTGCAGACGGCCATCGTCTACTTCGCCTGCGCGCCGGTCCCGCCCATCCTGGGCGCGGCGCTCGGCGGCCGGATGGGCGGCCGCGGCGTCTACGGGGTGTGGGTGGTGCTCGGGGTCGCCCTGGCGCTGGTGCTGTTCAGCGCGACCGGGGCGCCGGCCGCCATCGTTCGGCCGCTCCTGCATCCGCAGGGAGCCGGCGGCTACGCATTCGGCGGGTTCTGAACCGAGCCCGCGCGCAACTGTGGAACGGAGGAGGGAGGCCGGTGGGGCGTCCGATCCGCGTTCTGGTCGTTGAGGACAACCCCGAGGACGCGGACCTGACGGTGCGCGCCCTGCATCGCGGCGGGTACGCGCCGGCCTGGCAGCGCGTGGACACCGCCGAGGCCATGCGCGAGGCGCTCCGCGTCCAGAGTTGGGACCTCGCGCTGGCGGACTACGGAATCCCCGGGTTCGGCGCGCTCCCGGCGTTGCGGGTGCTCCACGAGAGCGGGCTGGACATCCCCTGCATCGTCCTCTCCCGCACGGCAGGCGAGGAGACCGCCGTCGACGTGATGAGGGCCGGCGCGCGCGACTACGTGAAGAAGGAGAACCTGACGCGCCTGGTTCCGGCGGTGGAGCGCGAGTTGCGCGAGGCTCAGGTGCGCCGCGAGCGCGTCAGCGCCGAGGAGGCGCTGCGCGAGAGCCGGGAGCTGCTTCAGGCCGTCGTGAACGCGGCGCCGGTCATCCTCTTTGCCCTCGACAACGCCGGCACCATCACTTTCGCCGAAGGACGCGGCCTGGAGGCGCTCGGCCGCACCCAGGGCGAGCTCGTCGGCCACTCGGCCTTCGCGCTCTACCGTGGAAACGAGGAGGTCCTCGCACAGGTCCGCGGCGCGCTGGCCGGCGAGCGGGACCACTCCGTCGCGCCCGTTCCCTGCGCCGGGCGCACCTTCGAGATGCGCTGGGCCGCCTTCCGCGGCCGCGGCGGCGAGCGCCTGGGCACCATCGGCCTGGCCGCCGACATCACCGATCGCGTCGAGCTCGAAAGGGAGCTCCTGCACTCGCAGAAGATGCAGGCGCTCGGCACGCTGGCCGGCGGCATCGCCCACGATTTCAACAACCTGCTGCAGGCCATCCTGGGTCACGCCGAGCTGCTGCGCGAGCGCAAGGCCGACGAGGACCCCGACGTGCCCAGCCTCAGCGGGATCGAGGAGGCCGCCCACCGCGCCGCCCGGCTCATCTCCGAGTTGCTCACCTTCAGTCGCATGCAGGCCATCAACCTGCGCCCGATCGCCCTGCACGAGGTGGTGCGCGCCACCGCCGAGCACCTGGAGCGCGGGCTACCCTCCAGCGTCACGCTTCGCCTGGAGCTCGGGGCCGCACGCGATCGCGTCGTCGGCGACCCGGATCGCCTTCAGCAGGCGATGCAGAACCTCTGCATGAACGCGCGGGAGGCGATGCCGGACGGCGGAGAGCTGCTCGTGGAGACCGCCAATCGGGTGGTGGAGCCCGGCGAGCCCGGCATGGTGCCCGAGGCCGAGCCCGGCCGCTACGTGGTCATGAGCGTGCAGGACAGCGGGCCGGGAATGGACCCCGACATGCAGAGGCGCGTATTTGACCCCTTTTTCACCACGAAGGATGTAGGCAAGGGCACCGGGCTCGGGTTGGCCATCGTCTACGGCGTCGCGCGCAGCCACTCCGGCTTCGTGCAACTCGTGAGCGAGCCCGGGCGCGGCACGCGCTTCAGCATCTATCTGCCGGAGGCCGAGCCGGCACGGCCGCACGCCGAGCCGGCCGACGAGGAGGCGCGCGGCTCGGAGACCGTGCTGGTCGTCGAGGATGAGTCGATGCTGGCCGACCTGCTCCGGCAGATGCTGGAGCGTCGCGGCTTCCTGCCTCTCGTGGCCCACGGCGCGGACGAGGCGCTGGCGCTGTTCGAGGCCCACCGAGAGAGCATCGCGCTGGTGGTGACCGATCTGGTGATGCCCGGGCGCGACGGCATGGAACTTGCGCAGGAGTTGCACGCGCGCGACACGGCGCTCCCCATCCTGCTGGCGACCGGCTACGTGGCGGACAGCGACGTGGCCGAGCTGCAGGGCTGGGGCATCCGCGGCGTCATCGCCAAGCCCTACCGGGCCGGCGACATCGTGCGCAAGGTGCGCGAGGTTCTGGACGCGCGGCCGGAATCGTGAGGTCCCGGGCGATCCGCCCTGTAGGAGAGGGGCCCCGCGCGCCAAGAATGCAATGGTACAATGGACGCGAGCGTTCGCTCACGTCCTGCCGCTGCCCGGGGCGGCCGCGGGCATCGCCGCGCATACCGGGAAGCCCTCGCGAAAGGTCCCAACTCGAGCGAAGGAGAAGGTACCTCGTGCGCTGCCATCGTGCATACGCCGTTCTAGGCCTCGTGTTAGCCGCTCTCGTGCTCGGCGCCGCCCCCCTCACCGCCCGCGCCGACGAGACCATCACCCTCGACCTGACCGCGCCGCCACCGGCCGCGAAGAAGGCGTCCGCGCCTTCCGCGCCCAGGGCGAGCAAGCCGCCAACACGCCGGGGCGGGCTCCGCCATACCGGGCCCAACGAGAAGGTCGTCGGCCGCCTGGGCGTGGCCGTGGAGGCGGCCGTGCTGCGCAGCGGGCGCACTCCGAGCAAGCGCGTGCTGGCTCGGGCCGCCTCCGGCACCTACCTGGCGCTCACGCGCGACGCGGGGCAGTGGTACGGCGTGCTGATGGCCGACCACAGCACCGGCTGGGTGCTCAAGCGCAGCGTGCAGGTGCTCAACTACGAGGTGGTCGGCCCCTCCCAACCGCCGTTGCGCTACACCGATGGCGGCCACTTCGACGACAACCCGCTGCTCACGGCCGGCCAGGAGGCCCTGCTGCAGGTGGCCTACGGCTATCTGGGCGTCCCGTACAAGTGGGGAGGCACCTCGCCGAACGGCATGGACTGCTCCGCCTTCGTGAAGCGCTGTTTCGCCGCGCTCGGCGTCGGCCTGCCGCGCACGGCCCGCGAGCAGTACACGCGGGGCATCCCCGTCTCGCAAGAGCAGCTTCGCGCCGCCGACCGGCTCTACTTCGCCAGTCGCGACGGGCGCATCACGCACACCGGCATCTATATCGGCGACGGGTACTTCATCCATTCCTCCAGCAGCCGGCGCGGCGTGGCAATCAACCGCCTGACGGACCCGCTCTACCGCAAGATGTACGCGGGCGCGCGGCGCTAGCA containing:
- a CDS encoding C40 family peptidase — encoded protein: MRCHRAYAVLGLVLAALVLGAAPLTARADETITLDLTAPPPAAKKASAPSAPRASKPPTRRGGLRHTGPNEKVVGRLGVAVEAAVLRSGRTPSKRVLARAASGTYLALTRDAGQWYGVLMADHSTGWVLKRSVQVLNYEVVGPSQPPLRYTDGGHFDDNPLLTAGQEALLQVAYGYLGVPYKWGGTSPNGMDCSAFVKRCFAALGVGLPRTAREQYTRGIPVSQEQLRAADRLYFASRDGRITHTGIYIGDGYFIHSSSSRRGVAINRLTDPLYRKMYAGARR
- a CDS encoding DUF1559 domain-containing protein — its product is MRPASRAFTLIELLVVIAIIAILAAILFPVFAQAREKARQTACISNEKQIGMAASMYATDYDDQIMPIATVAGTKVYYWWASFDGMTSVRKESEGLIQPYMRNAQIQACPSFRNDLRVTIGLTGYGYNYAYLCPFVSTGSPYTIQVMPVALAAIKSPADTVFIADAARWNVRTTPAELEGNTFLDPPSAAYPGFHARHTGSGSVLWVDGHVKAEHPVYRAGTFGAGYNADDFKRQHLGDIDRDGDLSTDELFDLQ
- a CDS encoding DMT family transporter, which gives rise to MGDAPSRGGPADRRAARGAGHHRVRRALGARERQPAPTRRRRGRRRPADAAVRGRAAPERPRAAPSAAPAGAATAAALALTLLLWSSAFPGIRLAVRHFSPGPLALLRFLSASAALAAWALLTRPALPERRQWGRVALVGFTGVALYHTFLNLGLTSVSAGAGSLLVNTAPIFAALLAALMLREQVRPRAWAGLALSMTGAALIAFGEGRALRLAPGVLFLLGAALAWAWNIVLQKPLLTRWRPAPLAACSVFIGTVALLVFLPGLAAELPAAPTGATLTVVYLGVFPIAVAYATWAYALSRLPASHAASFLYLVPVMAAAFAWLWLRELPSAMTVAGGCVALGGVVLVNLRTR
- the uvrC gene encoding excinuclease ABC subunit UvrC, encoding MLTPTLHEKLETLPARSGCYLYKDANAQIIYVGKAVNLRNRVRSYFQKSANLAPRTRRLVQAVHDMDYIVTESELEALVLECNLIKKYQPHYNVRLRDDKHYPYLCITTAEPFPRLILTRRVRQDGNRYFGPYSGSRAVYATMDLINRIFPLVSCGKSFDGRPVQKPCLYYHMGQCLGPCAGLVKPEVYAQAVKDVISFLEGKQERLLRDLRRKMEEAAEDLEFERAARLRDQIGAVEEVMARQKVISTRMIDQDVVAVVADEGGACVQMFYIRGGKLVGQNHFLLEGAEGEADCTEAVQGFVKQYYQDAAYVPQEILLPCDIDEASIVQSWLRQKRGSKVEITVPVRGDKKRLVEMASENAAHAMEQVRAEMRARLGNTERALSDLGEALGLPGPPRRIECYDISNFQGEAFVGSMVVCENGEMARGEYRRFRIRAHESKPDDVAMIREVLVRRLTEAREGNPRFARLPDLLIVDGGRGQLGAAVAALELTGTSLPVCGLAKRFELLLLPNEPDPVALPRTSQALYLVQRIRDEAHRFANSYRILLQGKKQTRSALDSVPGIGPRRRKSLIRHFGSVERIRAASLEELAAAPGMNRRVAEAVLTYFQQGAES
- a CDS encoding response regulator; amino-acid sequence: MGRPIRVLVVEDNPEDADLTVRALHRGGYAPAWQRVDTAEAMREALRVQSWDLALADYGIPGFGALPALRVLHESGLDIPCIVLSRTAGEETAVDVMRAGARDYVKKENLTRLVPAVERELREAQVRRERVSAEEALRESRELLQAVVNAAPVILFALDNAGTITFAEGRGLEALGRTQGELVGHSAFALYRGNEEVLAQVRGALAGERDHSVAPVPCAGRTFEMRWAAFRGRGGERLGTIGLAADITDRVELERELLHSQKMQALGTLAGGIAHDFNNLLQAILGHAELLRERKADEDPDVPSLSGIEEAAHRAARLISELLTFSRMQAINLRPIALHEVVRATAEHLERGLPSSVTLRLELGAARDRVVGDPDRLQQAMQNLCMNAREAMPDGGELLVETANRVVEPGEPGMVPEAEPGRYVVMSVQDSGPGMDPDMQRRVFDPFFTTKDVGKGTGLGLAIVYGVARSHSGFVQLVSEPGRGTRFSIYLPEAEPARPHAEPADEEARGSETVLVVEDESMLADLLRQMLERRGFLPLVAHGADEALALFEAHRESIALVVTDLVMPGRDGMELAQELHARDTALPILLATGYVADSDVAELQGWGIRGVIAKPYRAGDIVRKVREVLDARPES